The sequence TCGCCTGGGCTCCTGAGCCCCCACCCAGTGACTTTGTGGGCCTAGGACCAGGGAGCAGGGGTAGATTCTTGGCTGCGAGGGCTGAGCCACAGAGCCCCGAGGGCAGAGAACCCATCCGATCTAAGACTGGGGCCAAGAGGTGGGTCAGAGATCTGGtggccccagcccagggcaggcccAGAGTAAGGCCTGCTGGCTGAGAGCCGGCAGGGCAGGCAGAGACACGGCACCAGCGGAGCCCAGGGGCAGGCACCTGCGCAGGTGGTTCAGCATGGCCATGTTGACGAAGGTGTAGTACAAGTAGTAAGCATACGGTGGGTTGTCCTCCTCCACCCAGGCCTCGGGGAGGGGGCTCTCCAGGTTAAAGATGTGGTTCTCAGGCTTGGATTCATCATCCACGCTGTCAAAGCCGTCCACCTGGCACAGAACCCTGGGGTCAGGTCCAGAGCCACAGCCGGGCCTGAGGCAGTGTCCCCCCCATACCCAGCCCTGGGCCACGCCCTCACATGCTCCAAGAAGAGGTGCAGCTCCGGGTGGCTGGCAGGATGGATGGTGGCCTCAAACAATGGCAGGAAGATGTTCTCCAGCATCTCCTGGAAGTTGGCCAGCTGGCCCTTGGTACGGTACACGTCACTGCAGGCGAGACGAGCGCACACAGGTATGTGCAGGTCAGGGCAGAATCACAGAAGCACTTTTGAGCCATACTGGGTGGGCCGGGCGAGACAGACTGTGAGTGGACCAGGGAGTCCCTCCTGTTCCGAGGGCTCGGCTGGGACAGGGGAGGGTCAGCCatcccaggagggcaggaggaggcccTGGCCTCTTGACCTCTGCCCCCACGTTCCCTCCCACTCCAAGGGACACTCACAAGAGGCGGGGCACCTGCACGAGCCAGCGCACGTTGGGAGAGTGTACACGGTGCATGACGGCCCAGCGCGCCAGCTTGTCCCACTCGTCCCTTGAGCGTCCGTAAATGGAGAGCCGCAGCTCAGCGTTCTGGTATTTGCTCTCCTCCAGGTCCGACATCACCTCCTGGGACGTGCGAGGCAACTGTCACCCTCAGGTTTCTCACCGGTCACTGTCTTCGCGCCCACCAGCTGTGCTCAGCCAGACCCCTTCgtgcctctcccccaccctccccacccacccatgcAAGCCCCCAGCTACCCAGTCAGGGAGGGCTGCCCCAGGCCGACGCTGCCCCTCCCTGTATGTGGGCCCTGGCAGCCCCTCCTCCTTACCTTGATGATGTGAGCAAAGTACTTCCCAGAAACCCTGTTGTCGGTCTTGATGAAGATCTCTCGGAGGACAGACTCCCCAATAGGGTTATATTTGGCATTGAACTTGTCAAAGCGATGGAAGGTGTTCCTGTCCTGGGGGAGAAGGGCAGGCCCAAGTCACCCCTGACCCCTGGCCCGCACACTGGcccagcccctcagcccctccACCACCGGGACGGACCGCGTGCATATCGAGCGTGTCCACACTCAGGTCGTAGGCAGTGAGATTCATGCTCTCGAAGACCTCCCGCAGCGTCTGCTCACGACCCTGCTCCATGTGCACGATCTCCTCCAGGTGCCGCTTCATCGCCCGTTTGATGAAGCGCAGCAGATGCTTCTGGTTCATGCAGGACGAGGCATGGATGTGCGTGTCCACCTGGGGGGGAACGGGGACTGCTGGGTCCATGGGAGGCCAGGACAGTCCGGAGCCTGGGCGGTGAGATGGGAGAGGACTCTTCAAACTGGATGCTGCGTGGGGACCCAGGCCCTGGAGGGGGAGGCTGGGCAGAGGTGCAGGGTCAGGCTTGGGGGTGAGGGCCCACCTTGCGGATGTTGTAGAAATCTCGGTGTGGCACCTTCTTCTGGGCGGCCAGCTCCTTCATCTCATTGAGCAGCACGTGCATCTGGAACTTGGAGCTCAGGTACTGCAGCCGACGGTAACAGAATGACTTTCTGGGCAGAAGGAGAAGCAGGCAGGGGCTCAGGCCCGCAAGGAGGCACCTGGGAGGGCCTGGGtggcagagcagagggaggaagcaggaaggtgcAGGCCTGAGGCTGCCAAGGGGGCAGCAGATGACAGGAAAATCTAGGACTCAGTGACTGAAAGGGTGGGAGACAGGGTGACAGGtgtctggggcagggctggggctggaagAATCCGGGCTGGGAGGGGAGCCGAGTGTCTGGGACGGGCACAGACTTACATGGGGCCATTGATAATCAGAGCCATCAGCACATTGACATCTGCCACAAATTCCTGCAGGTCGGGGTACGGCAGCTCCACCTCTGAGCAGCTGGTGGGTAGGGGGAGCTTGAGTGAGGAGAGCAAGCCAGGCCCTGTGGGCCCTCCCGAGCCGATGCAGCCCGCCACAGCTTCCCCCCCAGCATGCCCCAAGCCCCTCTTACTGCTCATCGGGTTCCCTGCGGGTGTAGACGTGAACCACACCCTGCACCATGCGCAGACCCAAGCCCAGGTCCCCCGGCATGGTGCTTGGCTCACAGTGCTCATACGGGTGCTGCTCCAGCGCAGGGGGGTGCACTGGGGCATCTGCAGGGGTGACAAGGGTGGAGTCAGGGCCAGGCCTCTTCCAGGCCACCCACTGCCTGGCCCAGAAGCCCCAGCAGGACAGGTCctgcccctgcctccacccctgcAGGCCAAGAGGCTGGAATGAACTCGGGTGTGGGAAGAAGCAGGCAGGCTGAGGTTCTTGGGCACCAAGCTCAGGGAGCCTGGGATACCAGGGCACTTGGAGTAGGACAGGGATGGGGGGTCCCACCAGCGGACACAGGGGTGTCTGGGCCCTGCTCATAGGTCCGTGTCTCCAGGGGCTTCTCGGCCAGCTGCTGCAGGTACCGGCGGGTGGTGGGGCAGAAGCTCTGCAGCGACAGGGCCATGTACTTCTCCCGGATGAAGAGTGCCCGCACCACACTCTTGGCTGCATCCAGCAGGTCTGTGAATGGCACCTGG is a genomic window of Physeter macrocephalus isolate SW-GA unplaced genomic scaffold, ASM283717v5 random_1050, whole genome shotgun sequence containing:
- the AMPD2 gene encoding AMP deaminase 2 isoform X5; this encodes MLSGGCPRGAGKKKNGGGGAGAGLAGEGPSRGGATDLAGPGAAEKRAGAGEVSVGLHLLRDSPTVQLPESDPNTQKVWREAQTSSGSRSLGSTWPARLWSAGLGVGTPGSTRPVQRPTSAGVRLPTASNFERLPYFSHISARAGALGATCRGLDPSPSPIPRDRASRLCRPWRADFPVPLRAWAAWPQELFSRSLAESELRSAPYEFPEESPIEQLEERRQRLERQISQDVKLEPDILLRAKQDFLKTDSDSDLQLYKEQREGQGDRGLWERDVVLEREFQRVTISGEEKCGVPFTDLLDAAKSVVRALFIREKYMALSLQSFCPTTRRYLQQLAEKPLETRTYEQGPDTPVSADAPVHPPALEQHPYEHCEPSTMPGDLGLGLRMVQGVVHVYTRREPDEHCSEVELPYPDLQEFVADVNVLMALIINGPIKSFCYRRLQYLSSKFQMHVLLNEMKELAAQKKVPHRDFYNIRKVDTHIHASSCMNQKHLLRFIKRAMKRHLEEIVHMEQGREQTLREVFESMNLTAYDLSVDTLDMHADRNTFHRFDKFNAKYNPIGESVLREIFIKTDNRVSGKYFAHIIKEVMSDLEESKYQNAELRLSIYGRSRDEWDKLARWAVMHRVHSPNVRWLVQVPRLFDVYRTKGQLANFQEMLENIFLPLFEATIHPASHPELHLFLEHVDGFDSVDDESKPENHIFNLESPLPEAWVEEDNPPYAYYLYYTFVNMAMLNHLRRPRSCSTCITWPRLASPCPRSATTASSSATTGTHYLSTCPAGSWSHCPPTIPCSSTLPR
- the AMPD2 gene encoding AMP deaminase 2 isoform X4, yielding MASEARGGLGAPPLQSARSLPGPAPCLKHFPLDLRTSMDGKCKEIAEELFSRSLAESELRSAPYEFPEESPIEQLEERRQRLERQISQDVKLEPDILLRAKQDFLKTDSDSDLQLYKEQREGQGDRGLWERDVVLEREFQRVTISGEEKCGVPFTDLLDAAKSVVRALFIREKYMALSLQSFCPTTRRYLQQLAEKPLETRTYEQGPDTPVSADAPVHPPALEQHPYEHCEPSTMPGDLGLGLRMVQGVVHVYTRREPDEHCSEVELPYPDLQEFVADVNVLMALIINGPIKSFCYRRLQYLSSKFQMHVLLNEMKELAAQKKVPHRDFYNIRKVDTHIHASSCMNQKHLLRFIKRAMKRHLEEIVHMEQGREQTLREVFESMNLTAYDLSVDTLDMHADRNTFHRFDKFNAKYNPIGESVLREIFIKTDNRVSGKYFAHIIKEVMSDLEESKYQNAELRLSIYGRSRDEWDKLARWAVMHRVHSPNVRWLVQVPRLFDVYRTKGQLANFQEMLENIFLPLFEATIHPASHPELHLFLEHVDGFDSVDDESKPENHIFNLESPLPEAWVEEDNPPYAYYLYYTFVNMAMLNHLRRQRGFHTFVLRPHCGEAGPIHHLVSAFMLAENISHGLLLRKAPVLQYLYYLAQIGIAMSPLSNNSLFLSYHRNPLPEYLSRGLMVSLSTDDPLQFHFTKEPLMEEYSIATQVWKLSSCDMCELARNSVLMSGFSHKVKSHWLGPNYTKEGPEGNDIRRTNVPDIRVGYRHETLCQELALITQAVQSEMLETIPEEAGITMSPGPQ
- the AMPD2 gene encoding AMP deaminase 2 isoform X6, with product MDGKCKEIAEELFSRSLAESELRSAPYEFPEESPIEQLEERRQRLERQISQDVKLEPDILLRAKQDFLKTDSDSDLQLYKEQREGQGDRGLWERDVVLEREFQRVTISGEEKCGVPFTDLLDAAKSVVRALFIREKYMALSLQSFCPTTRRYLQQLAEKPLETRTYEQGPDTPVSADAPVHPPALEQHPYEHCEPSTMPGDLGLGLRMVQGVVHVYTRREPDEHCSEVELPYPDLQEFVADVNVLMALIINGPIKSFCYRRLQYLSSKFQMHVLLNEMKELAAQKKVPHRDFYNIRKVDTHIHASSCMNQKHLLRFIKRAMKRHLEEIVHMEQGREQTLREVFESMNLTAYDLSVDTLDMHADRNTFHRFDKFNAKYNPIGESVLREIFIKTDNRVSGKYFAHIIKEVMSDLEESKYQNAELRLSIYGRSRDEWDKLARWAVMHRVHSPNVRWLVQVPRLFDVYRTKGQLANFQEMLENIFLPLFEATIHPASHPELHLFLEHVDGFDSVDDESKPENHIFNLESPLPEAWVEEDNPPYAYYLYYTFVNMAMLNHLRRQRGFHTFVLRPHCGEAGPIHHLVSAFMLAENISHGLLLRKAPVLQYLYYLAQIGIAMSPLSNNSLFLSYHRNPLPEYLSRGLMVSLSTDDPLQFHFTKEPLMEEYSIATQVWKLSSCDMCELARNSVLMSGFSHKVKSHWLGPNYTKEGPEGNDIRRTNVPDIRVGYRHETLCQELALITQAVQSEMLETIPEEAGITMSPGPQ